The sequence GATATAGTTAGGATTTGTCGAAGGGTCTTTTGCTTCCAGTTTTCTTTTCCACTCCTGAAGGTCATTTAAAAGCTCCTCTGCCTTTTCAGATTCAGCAATAGATAAATCATTCATCTCTTCTGGATCATTCGCCAGATTGTAGAGCTGATAGCTATCATCTTCATATAAGTAAATGAGTTTATAAGCACCTTTTCTTACTGCTGATGCAGGATGACCTCCTTGAGGACTGTAGTGTGGAACATGAAAGAAAATTGGCTTATTCCTTTCTTCGCCTCTGATCATCGGAAGGATGGATTTACCATCCGAAGTAAAATCTTTTCTACCCAATAAATCCAAAACCGTGTTGTGAATATCTGTTCCTGATACTGGCTTATTATTATCTCCTCCTCTAAACAACGTTTCATTGTACATAATAAAGGGAACTCGTATACCTCCTTCGTACAAATATCCCTTTCCTTCGTTTAATGGGAAATTATCTGTTGGCGGAGTGTGCTTCGCAAATGCAGGTACTTCTCTGACTGAAAGACCTCCATTATCTGAAGTGAAAATAATTACTGTGTTTTCGAGGAGTCCAAAACTGTCCAATGAATCTAGCAACCTACCAACATTTCTATCTATTGCCTCCACCATGGCGGCATAATGAGGATTAGGAATTGGGCCATCTTCTACACCTCCAGCTTTTTGTACGTACTTCTCAACCAGATCTTCCGGACCTTCTATGGGTACGTGTGGGGAATAAAAATTTAAATAAGCTAAGAATTTGTTTTCTACACCTCCGATGTAATCAATGAAGTGATCCGTTAATTTATCGGTTAGATAATCACCGGGTTCTGAATCTGCTTTTATATCCTCCATTCCATGGTTGAAAAATGGATAATTAAAGGTGTTTGGCAAACCATGATAGTTGGCTGCATACATATGATCAAACCCCTGAGCCACGGGTCTGAATTCTCCACCACCCAAATGCCATTTACCCACATATGCAGTGGTATAGCCTTCCCTCTTTACAGCCTCTGCTGTTGTGTAATGTTCCAATTTTAAAGATTGATCAATTGGTGGAGTAGCTAATTTCCTATTAGGTCCAGAAGGCCGATTTCCATGAATATGCTCTGTGATATTAACTCTCACTGGATGTAATCCCGTCACAATACTTGCACGAGATGGGCTGCATAGTGATGCAGGTGCGTAGGCATCTGTAAATCGA is a genomic window of Marinobacter alexandrii containing:
- a CDS encoding sulfatase, translating into MRYTFFQPFGFAALLIVLIISGCKSGSDQPAALDKPNVIVIVADDLGWSDLSSYGNSFIETPNLDALASKGVRFTDAYAPASLCSPSRASIVTGLHPVRVNITEHIHGNRPSGPNRKLATPPIDQSLKLEHYTTAEAVKREGYTTAYVGKWHLGGGEFRPVAQGFDHMYAANYHGLPNTFNYPFFNHGMEDIKADSEPGDYLTDKLTDHFIDYIGGVENKFLAYLNFYSPHVPIEGPEDLVEKYVQKAGGVEDGPIPNPHYAAMVEAIDRNVGRLLDSLDSFGLLENTVIIFTSDNGGLSVREVPAFAKHTPPTDNFPLNEGKGYLYEGGIRVPFIMYNETLFRGGDNNKPVSGTDIHNTVLDLLGRKDFTSDGKSILPMIRGEERNKPIFFHVPHYSPQGGHPASAVRKGAYKLIYLYEDDSYQLYNLANDPEEMNDLSIAESEKAEELLNDLQEWKRKLEAKDPSTNPNYIG